Within the Pseudomonas mendocina genome, the region GCAGTGGGTTCGTTGAGCAGACGCAGAACGGTAAGGCCGGCAAGACGCGCGGCATCCTTGGTGGCCTGACGCTGAGCGTCATCGAAGTAGGCAGGCACGGTAATCACCGCGCCTACCAGCTCGCCACCCAGAGCCTGCTCTGCACGCAAACGCAGCGACTTGAGAATTTCTGCCGAGACCTCGACCGGGCTCTTTGCCCCCTGCACGGTCTCGATGAAGGGCATATGCGATTCGCCCGCGGCGAAGCGATAAGGCAGCTGCTCGCCGAGCTGATGGACATCGGCGATGCCGCGCCCCATCAGACGCTTGACCGACAATACGGTATTGAGCGGATCACTGGCAGCGGCTCGCTTGGCCGACTCGCCGACCTCAATGCTTCCTGCATGGTAGCGCACGGCGGAAGGCAGGATAACCTGGCCACCAGCATCAGTCAGCGGCTCGGCCAGGCCACTGCGCACAGCAGCAACCAGCGAATTGGTGGTGCCCAGGTCGATACCCACTGCCAGCCGACGCTGGTGAGGTTGCGGACTCTGTCCTGGCTCGGCGATCTGCAATAAGGCCATGGTCTTCTTGAAATCATCAGGCAGGCTGCCGAAGCAACCCACAGGTTAATCGTCGAGGCGCTCTTCTAGCTGGCGCACTTCATGAGAGAGCTTGTCGAGGAACTGCATACGGCGCATCAGGCGCTCAGCCTCTTCACGGCGCGCCTCGTCATCCCAGCACCCGGCAAAACCCTCATTGAGCTGCTCCTGCGCTGCTTTCAAGCGACGCTTGAAGGCGGCGACGCCAGCCAGATCCGCATCGTCCTGCAGCTCTTCCAGCTCCTCGCGCAACTGCATCTGCTGCAGGAGAAAATCCGGATCCTGCAC harbors:
- the hscB gene encoding co-chaperone HscB, producing the protein MGNPCHFALFDLQPSFRLDLDQLAARYRELARQVHPDRFADAGEREQRLALERSACLNEAYQVLKTPSQRARYLLAMRGPELPLEVTVQDPDFLLQQMQLREELEELQDDADLAGVAAFKRRLKAAQEQLNEGFAGCWDDEARREEAERLMRRMQFLDKLSHEVRQLEERLDD